The following proteins are encoded in a genomic region of Arachis ipaensis cultivar K30076 chromosome B02, Araip1.1, whole genome shotgun sequence:
- the LOC107626542 gene encoding BAHD acyltransferase At5g47980-like has protein sequence MEKIEVEIISRENIRPSSPTLSPLRTFKYSILDQLVPFPHAVAILFYTSQNLSEFPKRLELLKQSLSETLTLFYPLAGKTKDDFSIDCNDEGANFVVAKVNCPISKFLRKPDLNSLNMLFPITPYLEETTTGAHVTNIQVNVFDCGGIAIGFCISHKIIDGESVNTFLKVWTERADTTRNSKPLTEPNFATSSYFPTSTFYFRDLSKKSWGSLLKEEKWVTRRILFKNSTIATLKAQIVAKSSTTRVQILSALLWKCFMAASKAQFGIQRPSMVINTVNLRRKMEESLHPENSIGNFLWFTTSEHMSEHEVSLDELVSKLKKSVEEVDKDFIARLQSEKEGSSIMENALRRISGETWSNNKGDEALLESLAFNSWINFGGYDADFGWGKPRWASSVGKEGNLLLLNKIILVDTNSKDGIEAWVTLEEEKMKHLVSSTELLTYATLDPSPLPDSSKL, from the coding sequence ATGGAAAAAATTGAAGTTGAAATTATTTCTAGAGAAAACATTAGACCTTCTTCCCCCACACTCTCTCCCTTAAGAACCTTCAAATACTCCATTTTAGATCAACTTGTTCCCTTTCCTCATGCAGTAGCCATCCTATTCTACACCTCACAAAATTTGTCTGAATTCCCAAAGAGATTAGAGTTGCTTAAACAATCATTATCTGAAACACTAACACTATTTTATCCTCTTGCTGGAAAGACCAAAGATGATTTCTCCATTGATTGCAATGATGAAGGTGCTAACTTTGTAGTAGCAAAAGTGAATTGTCCTATTTCAAAGTTTCTAAGGAAGCCTGATTTGAATTCGCTGAACATGCTTTTTCCAATTACTCCATACTTGGAGGAAACAACGACAGGAGCTCATGTGACTAACATTCAAGTTAATGTCTTTGATTGTGGTGGAATTGCAATTGGATTTTGCATTTCTCATAAGATCATTGATGGTGAATCAGTTAACACCTTCCTGAAGGTGTGGACAGAAAGAGCCGACACCACACGCAATTCAAAACCTTTGACAGAACCAAACTTTGCTACAAGTTCGTATTTCCCGACAAGTACTTTTTATTTCAGAGACTTGTCAAAGAAAAGCTGGGGTTCCCTTCTTAAGGAAGAAAAATGGGTCACAAGGAGGATTTTGTTCAAAAATTCAACTATTGCCACCCTCAAGGCTCAAATAGTGGCAAAATCTTCAACTACACGTGTTCAGATACTTTCTGCATTGTTGTGGAAGTGTTTCATGGCCGCTTCAAAGGCTCAATTTGGAATTCAAAGGCCTTCTATGGTGATTAACACAGTGAACCTTCGCCGAAAAATGGAAGAGTCTCTACATCCTGAGAATTCTATAGGAAATTTTTTGTGGTTTACAACTTCAGAACACATGAGTGAGCATGAGGTGAGTTTGGATGAGTTGGTGAGCAAACTGAAGAAGTCAGTTGAAGAAGTTGATAAGGATTTTATTGCAAGATTGCAAAGTGAAAAGGAGGGGAGTTCAATCATGGAAAATGCTCTAAGAAGAATTAGTGGTGAAACATGGTCTAATAATAAAGGTGACGAGGCATTATTGGAAAGTTTAGCTTTTAATAGTTGGATTAACTTTGGAGGCTATGATGCTGATTTTGGATGGGGAAAACCTAGATGGGCGAGTAGTGTTGGTAAAGAAGGTAATTTACTGTTACTGAATAAGATAATTTTGGTTGATACTAACTCCAAAGATGGTATAGAAGCTTGGGTTACCTTGGAAGAGGAGAAAATGAAGCATTTGGTTTCAAGCACTGAATTACTCACTTA
- the LOC107626543 gene encoding palmitoyl-acyl carrier protein thioesterase, chloroplastic-like isoform X1, with product MVAPITAASACAFHTVKLPSQNYSTKEGIKRGTNNLGQGHGLGVKRASCGGLQIKANARNYNDDAKISRVATISSIRQNFTIRSYEVDANGVASIETLMNYFQSSMIDHCKTLGIHNNNLNGSTNEMIKRNLVWVYTEMQLSTYRYPKWDDVVEVETWLSTEGKNALRLNWSVQDFKTNQMLNRASSVCVLMNKLTRRLSKMPEEVRREYEPHIVNSRIIIEGEDKKIPKVDDTTADYICTGLTPKWSDLDIHFHVNNAKYISWILENIPQSILMNYELSAMSLKFKRECKIDSKLQSLTEVCSDDNNSNNNVEYNHMVRSEDGVEILRGRTEWRPKPTNSFDNFNHVPEAFIKDF from the exons ATGGTGGCACCGATTACTGCTGCTTCAGCGTGTGCATTTCACACTGTTAAATTACCATCACAAAACTATAGTACAAAAGAGGGCATCAAACGTGGCACTAATAACCTAGGACAAGGACATGGACTTGGAGTGAAGCGTGCTTCTTGTGGTGGCTTACAAATTAAGGCAAATGCCCGAAATTATAATGATGATGCTAAGATTTCCAGAGTTGCTACCATATCTTCTATTCGTCAAAATTTTACCATCAGATCATATGAAGTTGATGCTAACGGAGTGGCATCTATTGAGACTTTGATGAACTATTTTCAG AGCTCTATGATTGATCACTGTAAGACACTTGGGATCcacaataataatttaaatggtTCTACGAACGAAATGATCAAAAGGAACTTGGTATGGGTATATACTGAAATGCAGCTTTCGACTTATCGTTATCCTAAATG GGATGATGTAGTTGAAGTGGAAACTTGGTTATCTACAGAAGGAAAGAATGCTTTGCGCTTAAATTGGAGTGTGCAAGATTTCAAAACAAATCAAATGTTGAATAGAGCCTCAAG TGTTTGTGTCTTGATGAACAAATTGACAAGAAGATTATCCAAAATGCCGGAAGAAGTCAGAAGGGAATATGAACCCCATATTGTAAATTCCAGAATTATTATAGAAGGTGAAGACAAAAAAATACCTAAAGTTGATGACACTACAGCAGATTATATTTGTACTGGTTTAACG CCAAAATGGAGTGATTTAGATATACATTTTCATGTCAATAACGCGAAGTATATTAGTTGGATCTTAGAG AATATTCCACAATCAATCTTGATGAATTATGAGTTATCTGCCATGAGTTTGAAATTCAAGAGGGAGTGTAAAATAGACAGCAAGTTACAGTCGCTAACTGAAGTTTGTAGTGAcgataataatagtaataataacgTTGAGTACAATCATATGGTTCGATCTGAAGATGGTGTTGAGATTTTGAGGGGAAGGACTGAGTGGAGACCCAAACCTACTAATAGCTTTGACAATTTTAATCATGTTCCAGAAGCTTTCATTAAAGACTTCTAA
- the LOC107626543 gene encoding palmitoyl-acyl carrier protein thioesterase, chloroplastic-like isoform X2 — protein sequence MVAPITAASACAFHTVKLPSQNYSTKEGIKRGTNNLGQGHGLGVKRASCGGLQIKANARNYNDDAKISRVATISSIRQNFTIRSYEVDANGVASIETLMNYFQSSMIDHCKTLGIHNNNLNGSTNEMIKRNLVWVYTEMQLSTYRYPKWDDVVEVETWLSTEGKNALRLNWSVQDFKTNQMLNRASSVCVLMNKLTRRLSKMPEEVRREYEPHIVNSRIIIEGEDKKIPKVDDTTADYICTGLTNIPQSILMNYELSAMSLKFKRECKIDSKLQSLTEVCSDDNNSNNNVEYNHMVRSEDGVEILRGRTEWRPKPTNSFDNFNHVPEAFIKDF from the exons ATGGTGGCACCGATTACTGCTGCTTCAGCGTGTGCATTTCACACTGTTAAATTACCATCACAAAACTATAGTACAAAAGAGGGCATCAAACGTGGCACTAATAACCTAGGACAAGGACATGGACTTGGAGTGAAGCGTGCTTCTTGTGGTGGCTTACAAATTAAGGCAAATGCCCGAAATTATAATGATGATGCTAAGATTTCCAGAGTTGCTACCATATCTTCTATTCGTCAAAATTTTACCATCAGATCATATGAAGTTGATGCTAACGGAGTGGCATCTATTGAGACTTTGATGAACTATTTTCAG AGCTCTATGATTGATCACTGTAAGACACTTGGGATCcacaataataatttaaatggtTCTACGAACGAAATGATCAAAAGGAACTTGGTATGGGTATATACTGAAATGCAGCTTTCGACTTATCGTTATCCTAAATG GGATGATGTAGTTGAAGTGGAAACTTGGTTATCTACAGAAGGAAAGAATGCTTTGCGCTTAAATTGGAGTGTGCAAGATTTCAAAACAAATCAAATGTTGAATAGAGCCTCAAG TGTTTGTGTCTTGATGAACAAATTGACAAGAAGATTATCCAAAATGCCGGAAGAAGTCAGAAGGGAATATGAACCCCATATTGTAAATTCCAGAATTATTATAGAAGGTGAAGACAAAAAAATACCTAAAGTTGATGACACTACAGCAGATTATATTTGTACTGGTTTAACG AATATTCCACAATCAATCTTGATGAATTATGAGTTATCTGCCATGAGTTTGAAATTCAAGAGGGAGTGTAAAATAGACAGCAAGTTACAGTCGCTAACTGAAGTTTGTAGTGAcgataataatagtaataataacgTTGAGTACAATCATATGGTTCGATCTGAAGATGGTGTTGAGATTTTGAGGGGAAGGACTGAGTGGAGACCCAAACCTACTAATAGCTTTGACAATTTTAATCATGTTCCAGAAGCTTTCATTAAAGACTTCTAA